In a single window of the Gossypium hirsutum isolate 1008001.06 chromosome A13, Gossypium_hirsutum_v2.1, whole genome shotgun sequence genome:
- the LOC121212234 gene encoding thymocyte nuclear protein 1 — protein MVKGKQYWLLKTEPGEWSWEDQAANGGVTKWDGVKNKQAQKHLKSMKVGDLCFFYHSGATARRVVGVVSVVKEWYAAEGGDKNSEVVVDVKAVGEMRRRVDLKDMKQDGELKGFVMFRQPRLSVLPVPEKVWEKICELGNGFEGDGIDIGDD, from the coding sequence ATGGTGAAAGGGAAGCAGTACTGGCTGCTGAAAACGGAACCAGGGGAGTGGTCATGGGAAGACCAAGCCGCAAACGGAGGTGTAACCAAATGGGACGGTGTGAAGAACAAGCAAGCCCAGAAACACCTCAAGTCCATGAAGGTGGGCGATCTCTGTTTCTTCTACCACTCGGGCGCCACCGCTCGCCGCGTCGTGGGGGTGGTCAGCGTGGTTAAGGAATGGTACGCAGCGGAGGGCGGAGATAAAAACAGCGAGGTGGTGGTGGATGTGAAGGCGGTGGGGGAGATGAGGAGGCGAGTGGACTTAAAGGACATGAAACAGGATGGGGAGTTGAAAGGGTTTGTCATGTTTAGGCAGCCGAGGCTGTCGGTTTTGCCGGTGCCGGAGAAGGTTTGGGAGAAGATTTGTGAATTGGGTAATGGGTTCGAAGGGGACGGCATTGATATTGGCGACGATTAA